The following proteins come from a genomic window of Sesamum indicum cultivar Zhongzhi No. 13 linkage group LG10, S_indicum_v1.0, whole genome shotgun sequence:
- the LOC105172159 gene encoding xanthoxin dehydrogenase → MASTTPTQASLPTQRLLGRVALVTGGAAGIGESIVRVFHKQGAKVCIADIQDDLGQRICESLGGGLDISFCHCDVTIEDDVKNAVDVTVDRYGTLDIMVNNAGTAGPPRPDIREVELSLFEQIFDVNVKGVFIGMKHAARIMIPAKKGSIISLASVASAVGGIGGHAYTGSKHAVVGLTKSVAAELGKHGIRVNCVSPYAVATPMALAHLPEEERTEDVLTGFRRFAEANANLQGIELTTEDVANAVLFLASDEARYISGDNLMVDGGFASSNHSLRVFR, encoded by the exons ATGGCATCAACAACCCCCACCCAAGCTTCTCTCCCCACCCAAAG GTTATTAGGAAGAGTTGCACTGGTCACGGGAGGTGCCGCTGGCATCGGAGAGAGCATCGTGCGTGTCTTTCACAAACAGGGTGCAAAAGTTTGTATAGCTGACATTCAAGATGACCTGGGCCAGCGCATTTGTGAAAGTCTTGGTGGTGGCCTGGATATTTCCTTTTGCCATTGTGATGTAACCATCGAAGACGATGTCAAGAATGCAGTAGACGTCACTGTAGATAGGTATGGTACTCTCGACATAATGGTGAACAATGCTGGGACGGCTGGCCCACCTCGCCCAGACATCCGTGAAGTTGAACTCTCGTTATTTGAGCAGATCTTTGATGTCAATGTGAAAGGTGTTTTCATTGGTATGAAACATGCAGCTCGTATAATGATACCTGCCAAAAAGGGCTCGATAATATCTCTTGCCAGCGTCGCAAGTGCCGTAGGGGGCATTGGCGGACATGCATACACAGGATCCAAGCATGCGGTTGTAGGGCTGACGAAGAGTGTTGCAGCTGAGCTAGGAAAACATGGGATACGCGTCAACTGCGTGTCGCCTTATGCCGTTGCGACGCCCATGGCTCTAGCCCACTTGCCTGAGGAGGAGAGAACTGAGGATGTATTGACCGGATTTCGTCGTTTCGCCGAGGCTAATGCTAACCTGCAGGGCATTGAATTGACAACAGAGGATGTCGCCAATGCCGTGCTCTTCTTGGCCAGCGACGAGGCTAGGTACATAAGCGGCGACAATCTCATGGTTGATGGTGGCTTCGCAAGTTCAAACCACTCCCTCCGGGTATTCCGATGA